Proteins encoded together in one Maricaulis maris window:
- the cysG gene encoding siroheme synthase CysG: protein MRVFPASIPLEGQTVIVVGHGPMAEPKARLFASSPARLLWFTGESIDPVASDIARYAKIIPRVPTRRDFRGATMIFIAGGEDRAIARMARWGRSQGARVNIVDSPAASDFQTPAIVDRDGIVVSIASGGAAPVLSVDIRAAIEQILPARIGVIADLARELRGTVKSVLRNFDDRRAFWERALRGKARDLALSGDSAGARREMLRELNGETGPAAGIVHLVGAGPGDPDLLTLKAARLLREADVIVHDRLVSDGVMDLARRDALRIDVGKTKGHHPIPQDEISAILVREARKGQRVVRIKGGDPFVFGRGGEELDVVRAAGIAVEVTPGITAAIACAASAGIPLTHRDHAQSVTFASGVVKQDGPDADYSALAAANSTTVFYMGVGAAPQIEAKMIAAGRSPSTPVALIENGTLDNERRVFGTLGDLAGLVAREAIAGPTIMIVGEVAGTALAATARTTTSVGEEQFA from the coding sequence ATGCGTGTTTTCCCTGCATCCATCCCCCTGGAGGGGCAGACGGTGATCGTTGTCGGGCATGGCCCGATGGCCGAACCGAAAGCACGCCTGTTTGCGTCATCCCCAGCCCGGTTGCTTTGGTTCACCGGTGAGTCCATCGATCCTGTCGCTTCGGATATTGCCCGATATGCGAAGATCATCCCCCGTGTGCCGACCCGGCGGGACTTTCGTGGCGCGACAATGATTTTCATCGCCGGTGGCGAAGATCGGGCGATTGCCCGGATGGCCCGTTGGGGCCGCAGCCAGGGTGCTCGGGTCAATATCGTCGACAGCCCGGCGGCCTCGGATTTCCAGACCCCGGCCATTGTCGACCGCGACGGCATTGTCGTTTCCATTGCCTCGGGCGGCGCCGCGCCGGTCCTGTCCGTCGATATCCGCGCCGCGATCGAGCAGATCCTGCCGGCGCGCATCGGTGTCATCGCCGATCTCGCCCGCGAGCTGCGCGGGACGGTGAAGTCGGTGCTGCGCAATTTCGACGATCGCCGCGCCTTCTGGGAACGCGCCCTGCGTGGCAAGGCCCGCGATCTCGCCCTGTCAGGTGACAGCGCCGGCGCCCGCCGCGAAATGCTGCGCGAGCTCAATGGCGAGACCGGTCCCGCGGCCGGGATCGTGCATCTGGTCGGCGCCGGTCCCGGCGATCCCGACCTCCTGACCCTCAAGGCCGCCCGCCTGCTGCGCGAGGCCGATGTGATTGTCCATGACCGCCTCGTCTCCGACGGCGTCATGGATCTCGCCCGCCGCGATGCGCTGCGTATCGATGTCGGCAAGACCAAGGGCCACCATCCGATTCCGCAGGACGAGATCAGCGCGATCCTTGTGCGCGAGGCCCGCAAGGGTCAGCGCGTGGTCCGCATCAAGGGCGGCGACCCGTTTGTCTTCGGACGCGGCGGCGAGGAGCTGGACGTGGTCCGCGCGGCCGGCATCGCCGTTGAGGTCACGCCAGGCATCACGGCCGCCATCGCCTGCGCCGCGTCCGCGGGTATTCCGTTGACCCATCGCGACCATGCCCAGTCGGTGACGTTTGCCTCCGGCGTGGTCAAGCAGGATGGGCCGGACGCCGATTACAGCGCCCTCGCCGCCGCCAATTCGACCACCGTCTTCTACATGGGCGTCGGCGCGGCGCCGCAGATCGAGGCCAAGATGATCGCCGCCGGTCGCAGCCCCTCGACCCCGGTCGCCCTGATCGAGAACGGCACGCTGGACAATGAGCGCCGCGTCTTCGGAACACTCGGCGATCTTGCCGGACTGGTCGCCCGCGAGGCGATTGCCGGCCCCACCATCATGATTGTCGGCGAGGTGGCCGGGACGGCGCTTGCCGCCACTGCCCGCACGACCACAAGCGTCGGCGAGGAGCAATTCGCATGA
- the gcvA gene encoding transcriptional regulator GcvA, translating to MAQTSRLPPLNALRAFEAAARLESFARAADELAVTPGAISQQIRQLEEHVGAPLFVRQGRGLSLTEAGRAAAGITSEAFETLERAVSLMRQPVHRRALTVSVAPSFAGKWLAPRLFRFQEEVPGVEVWIAATSERVDLAAGAADLGIRYGPGGDMTLNEETLLAEEVLPVCSPDLLRDGPPLTRAQDLQGQTLLHDASPETEVNGADWASWLKARNVRGVDVAGGVRFNQSALVIDAAVAGRGVALAKRALVQNDLASGRLVALFPDGTTPVRSAYHIVTARNRPLSPDARAFIAWLKAEARVHEHSVDEL from the coding sequence ATGGCCCAGACATCCCGCCTTCCGCCGCTCAATGCCCTGCGCGCCTTCGAGGCCGCCGCCCGGCTTGAGAGCTTTGCCCGCGCCGCCGACGAATTGGCCGTCACCCCGGGGGCGATCAGTCAGCAGATCCGGCAGCTGGAAGAGCATGTCGGCGCACCGCTGTTCGTCCGCCAGGGACGCGGTTTGAGCCTGACCGAGGCCGGCCGTGCGGCGGCCGGGATCACCTCGGAGGCCTTCGAGACGCTCGAGCGGGCGGTCTCGCTGATGCGCCAGCCCGTGCACCGTCGCGCGCTGACGGTTTCGGTCGCCCCTTCCTTTGCCGGCAAATGGCTGGCCCCGCGCCTGTTCCGCTTTCAGGAGGAAGTGCCGGGCGTCGAGGTGTGGATTGCCGCGACGTCCGAGCGGGTTGATCTCGCCGCCGGTGCTGCCGATCTGGGCATCCGCTATGGTCCCGGTGGCGACATGACGCTGAATGAGGAGACGCTGCTGGCCGAGGAAGTCCTGCCGGTCTGCTCGCCGGATCTCCTGCGCGATGGCCCGCCGCTGACCCGCGCCCAGGACCTGCAGGGCCAGACCCTGCTGCATGATGCCTCACCGGAGACCGAGGTCAACGGTGCCGACTGGGCCTCCTGGCTCAAGGCGCGCAATGTGCGCGGGGTCGATGTCGCCGGTGGCGTGCGTTTCAACCAGTCCGCCCTGGTCATCGATGCGGCGGTCGCCGGTCGCGGCGTCGCCCTCGCCAAGCGCGCCCTGGTCCAGAACGACCTCGCCAGCGGCCGCCTCGTCGCCCTCTTCCCCGACGGCACCACCCCGGTCCGCTCGGCCTATCATATCGTGACGGCGAGAAACCGCCCGCTGAGCCCTGATGCGCGGGCGTTTATTGCCTGGCTGAAGGCGGAGGCACGTGTGCACGAGCATTCTGTGGATGAGCTTTAG
- a CDS encoding FAD-dependent oxidoreductase, translating into MKPTDTRDPDYFHKVVDCQWACPAHTPVPEYIRLIAQGEFTEAYLVNRRSNVFPGILGRVCDRPCEPACRRGRVEEEPVAICRLKRVAADHRDEVKHLVPQKPERTNGKKIALIGAGPASLTVANDLAPLGYECTIFEAHHRPGGLMISNIPSFRLPEEVLDEEIGYILDQGVELKTGHRIESLKALTESGYDAVFIGSGAPKGKDLNIEGREDADANIHIGIDWLESVAFEHVDKIGKQVLIIGVGNTAMDCCRTSLRLGASDVKVMARKPRQFFKASPWELEDAEDENVEILVNHSPKRFVVENGKLTGMEFELMEYELDEDGRITDTRTTGTKIIPCTDVILAIGQENAFPWIERDIGIEFDKWGVPIVDEKTFESTVKGVFFGGDSAFGPKNIIWAVEHGHQAAISIHKHCEGSALDQRLPRGVNLQSAKMGVNEWMYSNSYTGEHRRQMPLAELKARLSNRKVEVEMGYTAEQIATEVQRCLNCDVQTVFEAPLCKECDACMDICPVDCLSIVPVAEEAELRQSLRVPATNKDQDLFVSEPLKDTGRVMVKDENLCLHCGLCAERCPTAAWDMQDADIFIPHVDDEIRKVAAE; encoded by the coding sequence ATGAAGCCGACTGATACGCGCGATCCCGACTATTTTCACAAGGTCGTGGATTGCCAATGGGCCTGCCCGGCACATACGCCGGTGCCCGAATATATCCGCCTGATTGCGCAAGGTGAATTCACCGAAGCCTATCTCGTCAACCGACGCTCGAACGTGTTTCCCGGCATTCTCGGCCGGGTCTGCGACCGTCCCTGCGAGCCGGCCTGCCGGCGCGGGCGGGTCGAGGAGGAGCCGGTTGCGATCTGCCGCCTGAAGCGGGTCGCCGCCGACCATCGCGACGAGGTCAAGCATCTGGTGCCGCAAAAGCCGGAGCGGACCAATGGCAAGAAGATCGCCCTGATCGGGGCCGGTCCGGCCTCGCTGACAGTCGCCAATGACCTGGCGCCGCTGGGCTATGAATGCACGATCTTTGAAGCCCATCACCGCCCCGGCGGGCTGATGATCTCCAACATCCCCTCCTTCCGCCTGCCGGAAGAAGTGCTGGACGAGGAGATCGGCTATATCCTCGACCAGGGCGTGGAGCTGAAGACCGGTCACCGCATCGAGAGCCTCAAGGCGCTGACCGAGAGCGGCTATGACGCCGTCTTCATCGGTTCCGGTGCGCCCAAGGGCAAGGACCTCAATATCGAGGGCCGCGAGGACGCCGACGCCAATATCCACATCGGTATCGACTGGCTGGAAAGCGTCGCCTTCGAGCATGTCGACAAGATCGGCAAGCAAGTCCTTATCATTGGTGTCGGCAACACCGCGATGGATTGCTGCCGTACCTCGCTGCGCCTCGGCGCCTCCGATGTGAAGGTGATGGCCCGCAAACCGCGGCAATTCTTCAAGGCCTCCCCCTGGGAGCTCGAGGATGCCGAGGACGAGAATGTCGAAATCCTGGTCAATCATTCGCCCAAGCGCTTCGTCGTCGAGAACGGCAAGCTGACCGGGATGGAATTCGAGCTGATGGAATACGAGCTCGATGAAGACGGCCGGATCACCGATACCCGGACCACCGGGACCAAGATCATCCCGTGCACCGATGTCATCCTGGCGATCGGCCAGGAGAATGCCTTCCCGTGGATCGAGCGCGATATCGGTATCGAGTTCGACAAGTGGGGCGTGCCCATTGTTGACGAGAAGACCTTCGAGTCGACCGTGAAGGGCGTCTTCTTCGGCGGCGACAGCGCCTTCGGTCCCAAGAACATTATCTGGGCGGTCGAGCACGGCCACCAGGCGGCGATCTCCATCCACAAGCATTGCGAGGGCTCGGCGCTGGATCAGCGCCTGCCGCGCGGGGTCAATCTGCAATCGGCCAAGATGGGCGTGAATGAGTGGATGTATTCCAACAGCTATACCGGCGAGCATCGCCGGCAGATGCCGTTGGCCGAGCTCAAGGCGCGTCTCTCCAACCGCAAGGTCGAAGTGGAGATGGGCTATACCGCCGAGCAGATCGCGACCGAGGTCCAGCGCTGTCTGAACTGTGACGTACAGACCGTGTTCGAGGCACCCTTGTGCAAGGAATGCGATGCCTGCATGGATATCTGCCCGGTCGACTGCCTGTCGATCGTGCCGGTCGCCGAGGAGGCCGAGCTGCGCCAGTCGCTGCGGGTACCGGCGACCAACAAGGACCAGGACCTGTTCGTCTCGGAACCGCTCAAGGATACCGGGCGGGTCATGGTCAAGGACGAGAATCTCTGCCTGCATTGCGGCCTCTGCGCCGAACGCTGCCCGACGGCTGCGTGGGACATGCAGGACGCCGACATCTTCATTCCGCATGTCGATGACGAAATCAGGAAAGTGGCTGCCGAATGA
- a CDS encoding 2-oxoacid:acceptor oxidoreductase subunit alpha, protein MKDLVDVSGDVRVNDFVIKIGNVNGTGSASANGLLMKAIFRMGVPVVGKNLFPSNIQGLPTWYEIRLTKDGYMARSGTAEFIVAMNAETYKQDLAAVSPGGFLLYDSTWPRPDLHARADITAIGVPLARLVNAAFDNARTRVLMKNMAYVGAVAGLTGLDVEVIRGLVKEMFGTKEHLIDANMKAIGLGLDYVREHHPEPLPLHIEAMDKTAGHIMIDGNTAAALGCVYAGATFGAWYPITPSTSLMDGFKSFCEKFRVDPQTGEHNYCIIQAEDELASVGMAIGAGWNGARAFTPTSGPGISLMSEFIGFAYYGEVPLVLFDVQRAGPSTGLPTRTQQCDITLAAYASHGDTKHILLFPANPKECFEMAIQSFDIAERFQTPVFFMTDLDIGMNDWMIPELEWDESYTPDRGKVLTADEIEKLEKFYRYEDRDGDAIPYRTLPGSHPKGAYFTRGSGHNWKGGYTEDSAEYKEVLDRLTTKWKNAANAVPAPVITRCGRNARRAIISVGGCDGAVLEALDRFAENGVELDYLRVRGFPFNAEVDAFIAQYEEVFVVEQNRDGQLRSLLVNETAADKTKLIPILDYAGMAANPKFIIEGISAHLEALGDVA, encoded by the coding sequence ATGAAGGATCTCGTGGATGTCTCCGGTGACGTGCGGGTCAATGACTTCGTCATCAAGATCGGCAATGTAAATGGCACCGGCTCGGCCTCGGCCAATGGTCTCCTGATGAAGGCCATTTTCCGCATGGGCGTGCCGGTGGTGGGCAAGAACCTCTTCCCCTCCAACATCCAGGGCCTGCCGACCTGGTATGAAATCCGCCTGACCAAGGACGGCTATATGGCCCGCTCCGGAACGGCGGAATTCATCGTTGCGATGAATGCCGAGACCTACAAGCAGGACCTCGCCGCGGTCAGCCCCGGCGGCTTCCTGCTCTATGACTCGACCTGGCCGCGCCCGGACCTGCATGCCCGCGCCGACATCACCGCCATCGGCGTGCCGCTGGCACGCCTGGTCAATGCCGCCTTCGACAATGCCCGCACCCGCGTTCTGATGAAGAACATGGCCTATGTCGGCGCTGTCGCCGGCCTGACCGGTCTCGATGTCGAGGTCATCCGCGGTCTGGTGAAGGAGATGTTCGGCACCAAGGAACACCTGATCGACGCCAATATGAAGGCGATCGGGCTGGGCCTCGACTATGTTCGCGAACACCATCCCGAGCCGCTGCCGCTGCATATCGAGGCGATGGACAAGACCGCCGGTCACATCATGATCGACGGCAATACCGCCGCTGCGCTGGGCTGTGTCTATGCCGGGGCGACGTTCGGCGCCTGGTATCCGATCACACCCTCGACCTCGCTGATGGATGGCTTCAAGTCGTTTTGCGAGAAATTCCGCGTCGATCCGCAAACCGGCGAGCACAATTACTGCATCATCCAGGCCGAGGACGAGCTGGCCTCGGTCGGCATGGCGATCGGTGCCGGCTGGAACGGGGCCCGGGCCTTCACCCCGACCTCGGGGCCGGGCATCTCGCTGATGAGCGAGTTCATCGGCTTTGCCTATTATGGCGAGGTGCCGCTGGTCCTGTTCGACGTCCAGCGCGCGGGCCCGTCGACCGGCCTGCCGACGCGGACCCAGCAATGCGACATCACCCTGGCGGCCTATGCCAGCCATGGCGATACCAAGCATATCCTGCTCTTCCCGGCCAATCCGAAGGAATGCTTCGAGATGGCGATCCAGAGCTTCGACATCGCCGAGCGCTTCCAGACCCCGGTCTTCTTCATGACCGATCTCGATATCGGCATGAATGACTGGATGATCCCGGAACTGGAATGGGATGAGAGCTATACGCCCGATCGCGGCAAGGTCCTGACCGCCGACGAGATCGAAAAGCTTGAGAAATTCTACCGTTATGAAGACCGTGACGGCGACGCGATCCCTTATCGCACCCTGCCGGGGAGCCATCCCAAGGGCGCCTATTTCACCCGCGGGTCGGGTCATAACTGGAAGGGTGGCTATACCGAGGACAGCGCCGAGTACAAGGAAGTGCTCGACCGTCTGACCACCAAGTGGAAGAACGCGGCCAATGCCGTGCCCGCGCCGGTGATCACCCGCTGCGGCCGGAACGCGCGGCGCGCGATCATCTCGGTCGGCGGCTGTGACGGGGCCGTGCTGGAAGCGCTCGACCGCTTCGCCGAAAACGGTGTCGAGCTGGATTACCTGCGCGTTCGCGGCTTCCCGTTCAATGCCGAGGTCGACGCCTTCATCGCCCAGTACGAGGAAGTCTTCGTGGTCGAGCAGAACCGCGACGGCCAGTTGCGATCCCTGCTGGTCAATGAAACCGCGGCCGACAAGACCAAGCTCATCCCGATCCTCGATTATGCCGGGATGGCGGCCAATCCGAAATTCATCATCGAGGGCATCTCGGCCCATCTCGAAGCCCTGGGAGACGTCGCATGA
- a CDS encoding 2-oxoacid:ferredoxin oxidoreductase subunit beta, whose protein sequence is MTSMSKPFIDKHLPKNKLGLSVRNYEGVMSTLCAGCGHDSVTASLVQAFWELDLAPESAAKISGIGCSSKTTAYFMGQSHGINTVHGRMPSVATGANAANGDLNYIGISGDGDSLSIGFGQFAHAIRRNLNMLYIIENNGVYGLTKGQFSASADYGSKSKKGVANEQTPIDPCVQALTLGAGFVARAFSGDKSQLIPLIKAGLKHKGFALIDVISPCVTFNDHAGSTKSYAHTYKYYHPLVHTDFVAHADEVTGSYDKDGAMRVTMQDGGELFLRKTADDYDPRDRAQAIETLLMNKTEGEIRTGLLYLNSDLPDMQAANKLPKIPLNQVLYERLTPGKAALAKLQARYR, encoded by the coding sequence ATGACCTCCATGAGCAAGCCTTTCATCGACAAGCACCTGCCCAAGAACAAGCTGGGCCTGTCGGTGCGTAATTATGAAGGCGTGATGTCGACCCTGTGCGCCGGCTGTGGCCATGACTCGGTCACCGCGTCCCTTGTGCAGGCCTTCTGGGAGCTTGATCTGGCGCCCGAGAGCGCGGCCAAGATCTCCGGCATCGGCTGCTCGTCCAAGACGACGGCCTATTTCATGGGCCAGTCGCACGGCATCAACACCGTGCACGGTCGCATGCCGTCGGTCGCAACCGGTGCCAATGCCGCCAATGGCGATCTCAACTATATCGGCATTTCCGGTGACGGGGATTCGCTGTCGATCGGCTTCGGCCAGTTCGCCCACGCCATCCGGCGCAATCTCAACATGCTCTACATCATCGAGAATAATGGCGTGTACGGGCTGACCAAGGGGCAATTCTCGGCGTCCGCCGATTACGGCTCCAAGTCCAAGAAGGGCGTCGCCAACGAGCAGACCCCGATCGACCCGTGCGTCCAGGCGCTGACCCTCGGCGCGGGCTTCGTGGCGCGGGCGTTCTCCGGCGACAAGTCGCAGCTCATCCCGCTGATCAAGGCCGGTCTGAAGCACAAGGGATTTGCCCTGATCGACGTGATCTCGCCCTGCGTGACCTTCAATGACCATGCCGGCTCGACCAAGAGCTATGCCCATACCTACAAATACTATCACCCGCTGGTGCACACCGATTTCGTCGCCCATGCCGACGAGGTGACCGGCTCCTATGACAAGGACGGGGCGATGCGGGTGACCATGCAGGATGGCGGCGAGCTCTTTCTGCGCAAGACGGCGGATGATTATGATCCGCGCGACCGCGCCCAGGCCATCGAGACGCTGTTGATGAACAAGACCGAGGGCGAGATCCGCACCGGGCTTTTGTATCTCAACAGCGATCTGCCGGACATGCAGGCGGCCAACAAACTGCCGAAAATCCCGCTCAACCAGGTGCTCTATGAGCGCCTGACCCCGGGCAAGGCAGCGCTCGCCAAACTGCAGGCGCGCTACCGCTGA
- a CDS encoding TonB family protein: MSLSGLFSLALVLLGAQVIESGDAAGSVAAEPSVSTWRPTVVAYHAPIYPAGPMSRGLEGACTVLLRVDQAGLAVIETVSCSDAGFETATREAVARWRFTPFPGPEPLSERFQQPVTFRLE; this comes from the coding sequence GTGAGCCTGTCAGGGCTTTTCAGTCTGGCGCTGGTTCTGCTCGGCGCACAAGTGATCGAAAGCGGCGACGCGGCCGGGTCAGTCGCGGCGGAGCCGTCGGTATCGACCTGGCGCCCGACGGTTGTCGCCTACCATGCGCCGATCTATCCGGCCGGTCCGATGAGCCGGGGCCTGGAAGGGGCGTGCACCGTCTTGCTGCGGGTCGACCAGGCCGGTCTGGCGGTGATCGAAACGGTGAGCTGCAGCGATGCGGGCTTCGAGACCGCCACGCGGGAGGCCGTCGCCCGTTGGCGCTTCACGCCCTTCCCGGGGCCCGAGCCGCTCAGTGAGCGTTTCCAGCAGCCGGTCACTTTCCGTCTCGAATAA
- a CDS encoding helix-turn-helix transcriptional regulator, with protein METDWAKTVRSLRLRLRLKQGALAELIGVSQTYVSRLEAGTVSPPPAVAEALTKLAADPRTRSLFDDLRATVDHSPFPCLLVQTGHKGPQVEAISAEMSRDFMGGRARICDAPALARLISDLNLLARGGIDDGQILGASAVWADPGQADRFWQVRYTPIRDETGASFIHVTLAGLEDSPAARAAANDAAPRIERFSETGER; from the coding sequence TTGGAAACTGACTGGGCAAAGACGGTCCGTTCGCTTCGCTTGAGGCTGCGACTGAAGCAAGGCGCTTTGGCAGAACTCATCGGCGTCAGCCAAACCTATGTCTCACGCCTGGAAGCGGGAACCGTCTCGCCGCCACCGGCGGTCGCCGAGGCCCTGACCAAGCTGGCCGCAGACCCGCGCACCCGGTCACTGTTTGACGATCTGCGGGCGACGGTCGACCACAGCCCCTTCCCTTGCCTGCTGGTACAGACCGGCCACAAGGGCCCGCAGGTCGAGGCGATCAGCGCTGAGATGAGCCGGGATTTCATGGGCGGCCGGGCGCGGATTTGCGACGCTCCGGCGCTGGCTCGCCTGATCAGCGATCTGAACCTGCTGGCTCGCGGCGGTATCGACGATGGGCAGATACTCGGCGCGTCGGCGGTCTGGGCCGATCCCGGACAGGCCGACCGCTTCTGGCAGGTGCGCTACACACCGATCCGCGACGAAACCGGTGCCAGCTTCATCCATGTGACCCTGGCCGGCCTGGAAGACAGCCCGGCCGCGCGGGCAGCGGCCAATGACGCCGCACCGCGGATTGAACGATTCAGCGAAACTGGTGAACGCTGA
- a CDS encoding helix-turn-helix domain-containing protein, with product MTSSKVNWPAVIRNFRMSKRLKQAALAGDLGVTQAMISRWENGDSEPPERIKRRMAELVQDAFVIAPAPTWVDLVSLNPSVEFVTDAMGMIKAISIGALDLFGLKRNEIEGRNVRDFLGGDFSAALVQLRAEGMFQNNLAFAQSMGTLEVNVSSGMQSLLCDFIHWPRISEARTVYCIHSGATLDEKRYSKRLEERGDKVVVRRTF from the coding sequence ATGACGTCGAGCAAGGTGAACTGGCCAGCCGTGATCCGGAATTTCCGGATGTCCAAACGGCTCAAGCAAGCTGCGCTCGCCGGTGATCTCGGTGTCACCCAGGCCATGATCTCGCGCTGGGAAAACGGGGATAGCGAGCCGCCCGAGCGGATCAAGCGCCGGATGGCTGAACTCGTCCAGGACGCCTTCGTGATCGCGCCCGCGCCGACCTGGGTCGATCTGGTCTCACTCAATCCATCCGTTGAATTCGTCACCGACGCCATGGGGATGATCAAGGCGATCTCGATCGGGGCGCTCGACCTGTTCGGCCTCAAGCGCAACGAAATCGAGGGGCGCAATGTGCGTGATTTCCTCGGCGGCGATTTTTCCGCTGCGCTGGTGCAGTTGCGCGCCGAGGGCATGTTCCAGAACAATCTCGCCTTCGCCCAGAGCATGGGCACGCTGGAAGTGAATGTGTCCTCGGGCATGCAGTCGCTGCTGTGCGACTTCATCCACTGGCCGCGCATCTCCGAGGCCCGCACCGTCTATTGCATCCATTCCGGCGCCACTCTGGACGAGAAGCGTTATTCAAAGCGCCTCGAGGAGCGGGGCGACAAGGTCGTGGTGCGGCGGACGTTCTGA
- a CDS encoding M28 family metallopeptidase, producing MKHTGFPAALIGLAIAACTPASESGMDTAATPETGDAASHTESMTSAAITEADLRYRISTLADDAFEGRAPATPGGIAASQWIADEMARIGLAPGYEGSYFQPVSLLSVTLETDQSSFDIAFEGEPLGLSMSEDVVYWSKQNAPEVSITDSELVFVGYGVVAPEYGWDDYAGLDVEGKTVVMLINDPGYANPDSGLFNGNAMTYYGRWTYKYEEAARQGAAGAILIHQTAPASYGWNVVSGSWSGTQLDLAREPGQGRFADVESWVTEDRAREMFTLAGLDFDALTAAAAQPGFEAVPMTGLTASGTLVNTTSTMASRNVVGIVPGTTRPDEYVLYTAHWDHIGIRDVPEGEDGIYNGAVDNATGTAAILEIGEAFVANPPERSVMILAVTAEESGLLGSAYYGENPIVPYDQTVGGINIDAILPSGRARDVVVVGHGASELENLLTEAAAEQDRYIVPDPTPEAGYFYRSDHISLAKKGVPMLYADGGFDLREGGSERGEAMGEDYRANRYHAPGDEYSADWDMSGMIEDTTLFFNVGSRLANSDDWPNWYEGNEFRALRDAQMGE from the coding sequence ATGAAACATACCGGATTTCCTGCAGCGCTGATTGGTTTGGCAATCGCGGCCTGCACGCCAGCCAGCGAGAGCGGCATGGACACCGCCGCCACACCCGAAACGGGCGACGCGGCCAGCCATACCGAAAGCATGACAAGCGCCGCCATCACCGAGGCCGATCTGCGCTATCGCATTTCCACCCTCGCCGATGACGCTTTCGAGGGCCGCGCTCCGGCAACGCCGGGCGGCATTGCCGCCAGCCAGTGGATCGCCGACGAGATGGCGCGCATCGGCCTCGCGCCGGGCTATGAGGGCAGCTATTTCCAGCCCGTCTCGCTGCTCTCGGTGACGCTCGAGACCGACCAGTCCAGTTTCGACATTGCCTTTGAGGGCGAACCGCTTGGCCTCAGCATGAGCGAGGATGTGGTCTACTGGTCCAAGCAGAACGCGCCCGAAGTCTCGATCACCGACAGCGAGCTGGTCTTCGTGGGCTATGGCGTTGTCGCACCGGAATATGGCTGGGACGACTATGCCGGGCTGGATGTCGAGGGCAAGACGGTGGTGATGCTGATCAATGATCCCGGCTACGCCAATCCCGATAGCGGCCTCTTCAACGGCAATGCCATGACCTATTACGGCCGCTGGACCTACAAGTATGAGGAAGCGGCCCGCCAGGGCGCGGCCGGCGCCATCCTGATCCACCAGACTGCCCCGGCCTCCTATGGCTGGAACGTGGTCTCCGGATCCTGGTCCGGCACCCAGCTCGACCTGGCTCGCGAGCCGGGTCAGGGCCGCTTCGCCGATGTCGAAAGCTGGGTCACGGAAGACCGGGCCCGCGAGATGTTTACCCTCGCCGGTCTCGACTTTGACGCCCTGACCGCGGCCGCCGCCCAGCCGGGTTTCGAGGCCGTGCCGATGACCGGGCTGACCGCTTCGGGCACCCTGGTCAACACGACCAGCACGATGGCTTCGCGCAATGTGGTCGGCATCGTGCCGGGAACCACGCGGCCGGACGAATACGTGCTCTACACGGCGCACTGGGACCATATCGGTATCCGTGACGTGCCCGAGGGCGAGGACGGCATCTATAATGGCGCCGTCGACAATGCGACCGGCACTGCCGCCATCCTCGAGATCGGCGAGGCCTTTGTCGCCAATCCGCCGGAGCGCTCGGTGATGATCCTCGCCGTGACGGCCGAGGAGTCCGGCTTGCTCGGCTCGGCCTATTACGGCGAAAACCCGATCGTGCCCTACGACCAGACGGTGGGCGGGATCAATATCGATGCCATCCTGCCATCCGGCCGGGCGCGCGATGTCGTCGTGGTCGGCCATGGCGCGTCAGAGCTGGAAAACTTGCTGACCGAGGCCGCGGCCGAACAGGACCGTTACATCGTACCCGACCCCACCCCGGAGGCCGGCTATTTCTATCGGTCGGACCATATCTCGCTGGCCAAGAAGGGCGTGCCGATGCTCTACGCCGATGGCGGGTTCGATCTGCGCGAGGGAGGCTCGGAACGCGGCGAGGCGATGGGCGAGGATTATCGCGCCAATCGCTATCACGCACCGGGCGATGAATATTCCGCCGATTGGGACATGTCCGGCATGATCGAGGACACCACGCTGTTCTTCAATGTCGGCTCGAGGCTGGCCAATTCGGACGACTGGCCGAACTGGTATGAGGGCAATGAGTTCCGCGCCCTGCGCGATGCGCAGATGGGCGAATAG